The Mytilus galloprovincialis chromosome 4, xbMytGall1.hap1.1, whole genome shotgun sequence genome contains a region encoding:
- the LOC143073504 gene encoding M-phase inducer phosphatase 1-like — protein sequence MDLNEMVLTSVSFDDDSGLGMDFEEYDSPSELNCELRPLTSHDLFDIDDNPSNSDVRNLFHESDTCCQSNTSSIKREREYDAKDNTFKRPKFDGRKPFTKSLSFGDEPQFVSSEDVYTTVNRALDRDDLIADGTGHYTLPTVQGKHSDLKSISSETMKNILVGKYDGIINSYCVIDCRYPFEYEGGHIQGAINLPTREMISEFVNAQLSDRPQILIFHCEFSSERGPKLCRFLRNTDRQLNGERYPQLYYPEVYILDGGYKEFYHNDKELCLPRNYIPMLHEDYTIEVRHFRSKSKSWASGERRRCPQRLF from the exons ATGGATTTAAATGAAATGGTTTTGACCAGTGTTTCCTTTGATGATGATTCTGGCCTTGGCATGGACTTTGAAGAATATGATAGCCCCTCAGAGCTG AATTGCGAGTTACGTCCCCTAACTTCACATGACCTGTTCGACATCGATGACAATCCAAGTAACTCTGATGTTAGAAAT ttattcCACGAAAGTGACACATGCTGTCAATCTAATACATCATCAATAAAAAGAGAAAGGGAATATGATGCTAAAGACAACACCTTTAAACGCCCTAAATTTGATGGACGAAAACCATTCACAAAGTCGTTGTCTTTTGGG GATGAACCACAGTTTGTATCATCAGAGGATGTCTACACCACAGTTAATAGAGCTTTAGACAGAGACGACTTAATCGCCGATGGCACAGGACACTATACACTACCAACTGTTCAAGGAAAACATTCTGATCTCAAGAGCATCTCCTCAGAAACA aTGAAAAATATATTGGTAGGAAAATATGACGGCATTATAAACAGTTATTGCGTTATTGATTGTCGGTACCCCTTTGAATACGAAGGTGGACACATACAG GGAGCAATTAATTTGCCAACCAGAGAAATGATCTCAGAGTTTGTCAACGCCCAGTTATCAGACAGGCCACAGATCCTCATTTTTCACTGCGAATTCTCATCTGAAAGAGGACCAAAGTT atgtaGATTTCTCAGAAATACCGATAGACAGCTAAATGGTGAAAGATATCCTCAGTTATATTACCCAGAAGTGTACATTCTTGATGGTGGTTATAAAGAATTTTACCACAACGACAAG GAATTATGTCTTCCAAGGAATTATATACCAATGTTACACGAAGACTATACTATAGAGGTACGCCATTTTAGATCAAAGTCCAAATCGTGGGCTTCCGGAGAACGAAGACGATGCCCACAACGTCTTTTCTAG
- the LOC143070859 gene encoding perlucin-like isoform X2 — translation MDNLSFLICIAVNSINGVIINATVQIKIANTTIPTTSVPPPCPRDFLGHSTSCYHAAHILATWPEAAAYCESFGAELATIEDAQEQAYIEQMLNGLPHDKNQAAFWLGGHDILTEGEWQWVISMDRIIYTNWGDGQPDNSHTSEHCLELSGQRSFKWNDDGCEDHHYFICETGIIKNGGSILGKK, via the exons ATGGATAACTTAAGTTTCCTGATATGTATCG ctGTTAATTCGATTAATGGAGTGATAATTAATGCAACTGTTCAGATAAAGATAGCCAACACAACCATTCCAACAACAA GTGTTCCTCCTCCTTGTCCACGAGATTTCTTAGGCCATAGTACATCATGTTATCATGCTGCTCATATCTTGGCAACATGGCCCGAGGCTGCG GCCTACTGTGAATCATTTGGTGCTGAGCTTGCAACTATCGAAGACGCACAAGAGCAAGCTTACATAGAACAAATGCTGAATGGCCTTCCTC ATGATAAAAACCAAGCAGCGTTCTGGCTAGGAGGTCATGATATATTAACAGAAGGGGAATGGCAATGGGTTATATCAATGGACAGAATCATTTACACCAATTGGGGTGACGGACAGCCGGACAACTCACATACATCCGAACATTGTCTGGAATTGTCCGGACAAAGATCATTCAAGTGGAACGATGATGGCTGTGAGGATCATCATTACTTCATATGTGAAACTGG AATCATTAAAAACGGTGGCAGTATACTTGGAAAGAAATGA
- the LOC143070859 gene encoding perlucin-like isoform X1, whose product MDNLSFLICIGYLIITADTSPVNSINGVIINATVQIKIANTTIPTTSVPPPCPRDFLGHSTSCYHAAHILATWPEAAAYCESFGAELATIEDAQEQAYIEQMLNGLPHDKNQAAFWLGGHDILTEGEWQWVISMDRIIYTNWGDGQPDNSHTSEHCLELSGQRSFKWNDDGCEDHHYFICETGIIKNGGSILGKK is encoded by the exons ATGGATAACTTAAGTTTCCTGATATGTATCG GATATTTGATTATTACTGCTGACACCTCAC ctGTTAATTCGATTAATGGAGTGATAATTAATGCAACTGTTCAGATAAAGATAGCCAACACAACCATTCCAACAACAA GTGTTCCTCCTCCTTGTCCACGAGATTTCTTAGGCCATAGTACATCATGTTATCATGCTGCTCATATCTTGGCAACATGGCCCGAGGCTGCG GCCTACTGTGAATCATTTGGTGCTGAGCTTGCAACTATCGAAGACGCACAAGAGCAAGCTTACATAGAACAAATGCTGAATGGCCTTCCTC ATGATAAAAACCAAGCAGCGTTCTGGCTAGGAGGTCATGATATATTAACAGAAGGGGAATGGCAATGGGTTATATCAATGGACAGAATCATTTACACCAATTGGGGTGACGGACAGCCGGACAACTCACATACATCCGAACATTGTCTGGAATTGTCCGGACAAAGATCATTCAAGTGGAACGATGATGGCTGTGAGGATCATCATTACTTCATATGTGAAACTGG AATCATTAAAAACGGTGGCAGTATACTTGGAAAGAAATGA